Proteins from a genomic interval of Deltaproteobacteria bacterium:
- the uvrA gene encoding excinuclease ABC subunit UvrA, translating to MEPQEIIVKGARQHNLKNIDVHIPRNKLVVITGLSGSGKSSLAFDTIYAEGQRRYVESLSSYARQFLEQMGKPDVDTIEGLSPAISIEQKSTSRNPRSTVGTVTEIYDYLRLLFARVGHPHCYQCGKLIAAQTVSQMVDQILRQPAGTKLHLLAPVIRDRKGEYSKELQKFKTEGFVRMKIDGKTYSFEELPKLDKKKKHSIDLFIDRLVMKEGIQTRLADSLETALKYGEGLVKVEVVGDSSPHPSPLPQGARGNRIPSPSRGEGKGEGGNLELLFSSNFACIACGVSYSEIEPRLFSFNSPHGACSECAGLGHKMYFDPELVVPNPQLSINEGAIAPWYSKTGKGNYYENYLVALSKHYKFSLNSPWNKLPKKIQEILLNGSEEKISMGYYRASFEGVCNNLSRRYKETESDWMREELERYMNFQACPLCAGSRLKKEALAVKVAGKNIYEVTQMSVKECLEFFEGLQNNSPNSLPPPDPLLTKEGEKSSSPLLRKERVRVRSEYLLSTQEFEIASRILKEIRERLSFLSNVGLDYLSLDRTSGTLSGGEAQRIRLATQIGSSLVGVLYILDEPSIGLHQRDNSKLLATLKRLRDLGNTVLVVEHDEETILESDHVIDMGPGAGVHGGEIIAQGRPEDICKNPNSLTGLFISGKEKIALPAVRRKAKGKITLKGCRENNLKNITVDLPLGVFTCITGVSGSGKSTLINDTFYKALAQQLHGTRETAGKHDEMIGLDQVDKIINIDQSPIGRTPRSNPATYTGLFTPIRDLFAALPEAKVRGYKAGRFSFNVKGGRCEACEGDGLIKIEMHFLPDIYVQCEECKGLRYNRETLEIKFKGHSIADLLKMSVEKALELLAAIPSVASKLKTLVEVGLSYIELGQAATTLSGGEAQRIKLAKELSKRSTGKTLYILDEPTTGLHFADIQKLLEVLHRFVEGGNSVLVIEHNLDVIKTADWIIDLGPEGGSGGGEIIGQGTPEELAALKHSYTGQYLKRYLGGMDTAKKRA from the coding sequence ATGGAACCCCAGGAAATCATCGTCAAAGGTGCGCGCCAGCATAATCTAAAAAATATTGATGTCCACATCCCACGCAATAAACTCGTGGTGATTACCGGCTTGTCAGGCTCGGGAAAATCTTCTCTGGCCTTTGACACCATTTATGCCGAGGGCCAGCGTCGTTATGTCGAATCGCTTTCGTCTTATGCGCGTCAATTTTTGGAGCAGATGGGCAAACCGGATGTCGACACCATCGAAGGTTTATCGCCCGCGATTTCCATCGAACAAAAATCCACCAGCCGTAATCCCCGCTCCACCGTGGGGACGGTGACCGAAATTTACGACTATCTGCGCCTGCTCTTTGCTCGCGTCGGGCATCCCCACTGCTACCAATGCGGAAAATTGATTGCGGCTCAAACCGTTTCGCAGATGGTGGATCAAATCTTAAGACAGCCCGCTGGCACTAAACTGCATCTCCTGGCCCCCGTAATTCGCGACCGCAAAGGCGAGTACAGCAAAGAACTTCAAAAGTTTAAGACTGAAGGTTTTGTGCGCATGAAAATTGATGGCAAGACTTATAGCTTTGAAGAACTCCCCAAGCTGGACAAAAAGAAAAAACACAGCATCGATTTATTCATTGACCGCCTGGTGATGAAAGAAGGCATTCAAACGCGGCTGGCGGATTCGTTGGAGACGGCCTTGAAGTATGGGGAGGGATTGGTGAAGGTGGAGGTGGTGGGTGATTCGTCCCCTCACCCTAGCCCTCTCCCCCAAGGGGCGAGGGGAAATCGAATCCCCTCTCCCTCGAGGGGAGAGGGTAAGGGTGAGGGTGGAAACTTGGAACTCCTTTTCTCCTCCAACTTCGCCTGCATTGCATGTGGCGTCAGTTACTCTGAAATTGAACCCCGTCTTTTTTCTTTCAACAGCCCGCACGGGGCTTGTTCGGAATGTGCCGGCCTGGGGCACAAGATGTATTTTGACCCGGAGCTCGTGGTTCCCAATCCTCAGCTTTCCATCAATGAAGGAGCGATTGCGCCTTGGTATTCCAAAACCGGCAAAGGCAATTATTATGAGAATTATCTGGTGGCACTCTCCAAACATTACAAATTTTCTCTCAACAGCCCCTGGAATAAACTGCCCAAAAAAATTCAGGAGATCTTGCTGAATGGATCTGAGGAAAAAATCTCGATGGGTTATTACAGGGCCAGCTTTGAAGGGGTCTGCAACAACCTTTCGCGTCGTTACAAAGAAACCGAAAGCGATTGGATGCGCGAGGAATTGGAACGCTACATGAATTTTCAGGCCTGCCCCCTCTGCGCCGGAAGTCGTCTGAAAAAAGAGGCCCTGGCGGTAAAGGTGGCTGGAAAAAATATCTATGAAGTGACGCAGATGTCAGTGAAGGAGTGTTTGGAGTTTTTTGAGGGGCTTCAGAATAACTCTCCAAATTCTCTACCGCCCCCTGACCCCCTCCTTACAAAGGAGGGGGAAAAATCTTCGTCCCCTCTCCTTAGGAAGGAGAGGGTTAGGGTGAGGTCTGAATATTTGCTAAGCACTCAGGAGTTTGAAATCGCCTCCCGCATCCTCAAGGAAATCCGCGAGCGCCTGTCTTTTTTATCCAATGTGGGACTGGACTACCTCTCGCTGGATCGCACCAGTGGCACACTCTCCGGCGGCGAGGCCCAGCGCATTCGACTGGCCACGCAGATTGGCTCCAGTCTGGTGGGCGTGCTTTATATCCTGGATGAACCTTCGATTGGGCTTCACCAGCGCGACAATTCCAAACTTCTGGCCACCCTCAAGAGACTACGCGATCTCGGCAATACGGTGCTTGTCGTCGAACATGATGAAGAAACCATTTTGGAATCCGATCATGTGATTGACATGGGCCCGGGTGCTGGGGTGCATGGCGGTGAGATTATCGCGCAAGGCAGGCCCGAAGATATTTGTAAAAATCCAAATTCTCTCACCGGGCTTTTTATTTCGGGAAAAGAAAAAATTGCGCTGCCTGCTGTGCGCCGCAAGGCCAAAGGAAAAATTACCCTGAAAGGCTGTCGCGAGAATAACCTGAAAAATATCACTGTGGATCTCCCTTTGGGTGTTTTCACCTGCATCACCGGTGTTTCAGGATCCGGAAAATCCACTTTAATCAACGACACCTTCTACAAGGCGCTCGCCCAGCAACTGCATGGCACGCGCGAGACGGCGGGAAAGCACGATGAAATGATCGGGCTGGATCAGGTGGATAAGATTATCAATATTGATCAATCTCCCATCGGTCGCACGCCCCGATCGAACCCCGCTACCTACACCGGGCTTTTTACTCCTATTCGCGATTTGTTTGCCGCCCTGCCCGAGGCAAAAGTGAGAGGCTACAAGGCGGGACGTTTTTCGTTCAACGTAAAAGGGGGACGCTGCGAGGCCTGTGAGGGCGATGGCCTCATTAAAATTGAAATGCATTTTTTGCCCGATATTTATGTGCAGTGCGAAGAATGCAAAGGCCTGCGCTACAATCGCGAAACCCTGGAGATTAAATTCAAAGGGCATTCCATTGCCGACCTTCTCAAAATGAGTGTGGAAAAGGCCTTGGAGCTACTCGCCGCCATCCCCAGCGTTGCCTCAAAATTAAAGACACTGGTGGAGGTAGGGCTTTCCTACATCGAGTTGGGACAGGCAGCGACCACCCTATCGGGCGGAGAGGCCCAGCGCATCAAACTGGCCAAGGAACTCTCCAAACGCAGCACCGGCAAAACCCTGTATATTCTGGATGAACCGACGACTGGGCTCCATTTTGCCGACATCCAAAAATTGCTGGAAGTGTTGCATCGCTTTGTAGAAGGCGGAAACAGCGTGCTGGTGATCGAACACAATCTGGATGTCATCAAAACCGCCGATTGGATCATCGACCTGGGCCCCGAAGGTGGTAGTGGTGGTGGCGAAATTATTGGTCAGGGGACCCCAGAAGAGCTTGCGGCCCTGAAGCATTCGTATACGGGGCAATATTTGAAAAGATATTTGGGAGGAATGGATACAGCGAAAAAACGAGCTTGA